One genomic region from Nitrospira sp. encodes:
- a CDS encoding sulfate ABC transporter substrate-binding protein, translating to MKILQKVFIALSAAFLLIGALGAHAEDVTLLNVSYDPTRELYQEFNAAFTKYWQKEKGQTVVVKQSHAGSSKQARAVIDGLDADVVTLALAYDIDAISEKAKLIPRNWQSRLPHNSAPYTSTIVFLVRKGNPKGIKDWDDLVKPGVAIIPANPKTSGAARWAYLSAWGYALKKYGNDESKAKDFIAKFYANVPVFDSGARGATTTFVERRIGDVLVGWENEAYLALKELGGGKFEIVTPSISILAEPTVGLVDKVAKKRGTEAVAQAYLQYLYSDEGQEIAAKHFYRPRSETVAAKYAGQFAKVNLFTIDEVFGGWQKAQQTHFADGGVFDEIYKPN from the coding sequence ATGAAGATTCTCCAGAAGGTGTTCATTGCGCTGAGCGCTGCCTTCCTCCTCATAGGCGCACTTGGTGCGCATGCTGAAGATGTCACGCTCTTAAACGTCTCGTATGATCCAACGCGGGAATTGTACCAGGAGTTCAACGCGGCATTTACGAAGTATTGGCAGAAGGAAAAAGGTCAAACGGTCGTGGTGAAGCAATCGCATGCGGGGTCCAGCAAGCAGGCGCGGGCCGTGATCGATGGCCTCGATGCGGATGTCGTCACGCTGGCCTTGGCCTATGATATCGACGCCATCTCCGAGAAAGCCAAGTTGATTCCTCGCAACTGGCAGAGTCGCCTTCCCCACAACAGCGCTCCCTATACCTCGACGATCGTATTTCTGGTCCGTAAGGGGAATCCGAAAGGCATTAAGGATTGGGACGATCTCGTGAAACCAGGAGTGGCGATTATTCCCGCGAATCCGAAGACCTCGGGAGCGGCCCGCTGGGCCTACTTGTCGGCCTGGGGCTATGCACTGAAGAAATATGGTAACGATGAATCGAAAGCCAAGGATTTTATCGCGAAGTTTTACGCCAATGTGCCGGTGTTCGATTCCGGTGCGCGGGGCGCCACCACCACATTCGTCGAGCGGCGGATCGGGGACGTGTTGGTGGGATGGGAAAACGAGGCGTATCTCGCGCTCAAGGAACTTGGGGGGGGGAAATTCGAGATTGTGACCCCATCGATCAGCATTCTTGCTGAACCGACCGTGGGGCTCGTCGACAAGGTGGCGAAGAAAAGAGGTACCGAAGCCGTAGCACAGGCCTACTTACAGTATCTCTATTCAGATGAAGGCCAAGAGATCGCCGCCAAGCATTTCTACCGTCCTCGTTCCGAGACGGTAGCGGCCAAGTACGCCGGCCAATTTGCTAAGGTGAACTTGTTTACGATCGACGAAGTCTTCGGAGGATGGCAAAAGGCCCAACAGACGCATTTTGCGGACGGCGGCGTGTTCGATGAAATCTACAAGCCGAATTAG
- a CDS encoding porin → MRTSWLFGGIVVSTTITLGLGMQANAQEAGSPEKSIEQRVEEMDQEIRILKRKRELEQEAAESAKKTTPIVKASSSGFSLESADGNNVIRFRGLIQVDQRLMLEGASDIRNRTDQRAGNLDANGFHDATDSWYLRRARPIIEGTLFGIYDFRFIPDFGMGTVRIFDAYIDARFHPAFKIRVGKYKPFVGLERLQSAADIKFIERSYVTNDLLPNRDLGITVHGDLFKARLNYAFGVMNGVNDAGNIDTGFEFDGRPELQGRLFAEPFVNDDSVLSGLGIGAAATYTDSSGERNLNFTDTSPADATRNGLPSYLSASQNTFFRYNSTAVADGNRIRVSPQAYYYIGSLGIISEYAQVIQDVSLSTGGSPPAGGAGSNTVITPNTGKTLHHQAWQVAVSYLLTGERASFRSVKPRQNFDFGKGWGAWEVVGRYHEIVLDPDTFKNPTGTSYTGAYANLSESAQRARSWEVGVNWYLNQNARVALNYTQTRFTGGAGDGILPINAAGTNVQDRPEEQTLFTRLQLAF, encoded by the coding sequence ATGCGGACGTCATGGTTGTTCGGGGGAATCGTGGTATCCACGACCATCACCCTCGGATTGGGGATGCAGGCTAACGCGCAAGAGGCGGGATCGCCCGAGAAGTCCATTGAACAGCGAGTTGAGGAAATGGATCAAGAGATCCGCATTCTGAAGCGGAAGCGTGAACTGGAGCAGGAAGCCGCAGAAAGTGCAAAGAAAACGACACCGATCGTGAAGGCTAGCAGTTCAGGATTCTCATTGGAATCGGCCGATGGGAACAACGTTATTAGATTCCGCGGCCTCATCCAAGTCGATCAACGGCTTATGTTGGAAGGTGCGAGCGATATCCGGAACCGCACCGATCAACGTGCCGGCAACCTCGATGCCAATGGATTTCATGACGCCACTGATTCATGGTACCTACGCCGTGCTCGTCCGATCATCGAAGGTACCTTATTTGGAATATACGATTTCCGCTTCATTCCCGATTTTGGCATGGGCACCGTGAGGATTTTCGATGCCTACATCGATGCCCGCTTCCATCCGGCCTTTAAGATACGCGTAGGCAAATATAAACCCTTTGTCGGATTGGAACGCTTACAAAGCGCCGCTGACATCAAGTTCATTGAAAGGAGTTATGTCACCAATGACCTTCTGCCGAATCGTGATTTGGGCATCACGGTGCATGGCGATCTTTTCAAGGCTCGGTTGAATTATGCGTTTGGCGTGATGAACGGGGTCAACGATGCGGGCAATATCGACACGGGCTTTGAGTTCGATGGACGCCCAGAGTTGCAGGGGCGGCTCTTTGCCGAGCCGTTTGTGAATGACGATTCAGTGTTGAGCGGTCTCGGTATCGGGGCAGCTGCCACATACACCGACTCGAGCGGTGAGAGAAATCTCAACTTTACCGATACGTCTCCGGCAGATGCCACCAGAAATGGCCTGCCCAGCTATCTCTCAGCTAGCCAGAATACGTTCTTTCGCTACAATAGCACGGCGGTAGCGGATGGAAACCGTATACGTGTGTCGCCTCAAGCCTACTATTACATCGGATCTTTGGGAATCATCAGTGAATATGCACAGGTCATCCAAGACGTCAGTCTATCGACCGGTGGTTCTCCTCCGGCGGGTGGAGCCGGTTCCAACACGGTTATCACACCCAATACCGGAAAAACGCTGCACCATCAGGCGTGGCAGGTCGCGGTCTCTTATCTCTTAACCGGTGAACGGGCTTCATTTAGGAGTGTCAAACCCAGACAAAATTTTGATTTCGGGAAAGGATGGGGCGCTTGGGAGGTTGTAGGGCGGTATCACGAAATCGTCCTTGATCCAGACACATTCAAGAATCCGACAGGCACAAGCTACACCGGTGCTTACGCGAATCTTTCGGAAAGCGCACAACGCGCGCGCTCCTGGGAGGTCGGTGTGAATTGGTATCTGAATCAAAATGCGAGAGTCGCACTGAACTATACGCAAACAAGATTTACCGGTGGTGCAGGAGACGGCATTCTCCCGATCAATGCAGCCGGAACCAATGTGCAAGATCGTCCGGAAGAACAAACGTTGTTTACCCGGTTACAGCTTGCATTTTGA